One window of the Rhizobiaceae bacterium genome contains the following:
- a CDS encoding KilA-N domain-containing protein encodes MPEMKVMLFKKTRIRVDEHGLVCLNDIHKAAGFTTKQRPSDWSALPNTLKSIAVMLARITGKSGNWTKSEYRSVLYTKTGQSGGTWAHENLALSFAEFLSPALGIEIRDVFLRYQRGDETLIPEILSRKPASSDRDLHRQIGKGVRKEYTAALDAHGVKLPVEYALCTNETYKALLGGTAKQIRIARGLPDRANIRDNMSLRELAYTMASEALATEQIEHRQVTGFLECQDATKRAGEAIRGAIENERKATPTIGRKTA; translated from the coding sequence ATGCCGGAAATGAAAGTGATGCTTTTCAAGAAAACCCGCATACGGGTCGACGAACACGGACTGGTCTGTCTCAACGATATCCACAAGGCGGCCGGGTTCACTACAAAGCAGCGACCATCGGATTGGTCCGCTCTTCCCAACACGCTTAAGTCGATAGCAGTTATGCTCGCTCGAATTACCGGAAAATCCGGCAATTGGACGAAAAGCGAATATAGATCAGTACTTTACACAAAGACCGGTCAATCAGGCGGGACGTGGGCGCACGAAAATCTCGCCTTGTCATTCGCGGAATTTCTCTCGCCAGCGCTGGGGATCGAAATCCGTGATGTGTTTCTTCGCTACCAGCGCGGCGACGAGACTCTCATTCCTGAAATCCTCTCGCGCAAGCCCGCGAGCAGCGACCGCGACCTCCACCGGCAGATTGGCAAGGGTGTGCGTAAGGAATACACCGCCGCGCTCGACGCACATGGCGTGAAGTTGCCGGTAGAATATGCCCTGTGCACCAACGAGACCTACAAGGCCTTGTTGGGCGGCACAGCCAAACAGATACGCATTGCGCGTGGCCTGCCCGACAGGGCCAATATCCGGGACAACATGTCTCTCCGAGAGTTGGCCTACACGATGGCATCCGAGGCTTTGGCGACGGAGCAGATCGAACACCGACAGGTCACTGGATTCTTGGAATGCCAGGACGCCACGAAGCGAGCGGGTGAGGCCATCCGCGGCGCCATTGAAAACGAGCGAAAGGCAACACCTACGATCGGAAGGAAGACCGCATGA
- a CDS encoding cadherin-like domain-containing protein has translation MRMINGSARADFLFGFSSAEHILAGAGNDLIFAGGGDDIIDGGKGNDTIFGGAGTDTVELAGSYQGYTWSSNGNGLLNFFGLLGPSLSVTGTDGTDRLYGVEFLRFDDATVDLRTGIITRDNSAPVGSATTTLAHATEDAAYIVSAADLLLGFSDPDGDTLSVAGLTSNQGAVVDNGNGTFTVTPTANYNGPATLSYTVVDGHNGSLSTSLGYTVDPVNDAPVAVSDTNSITEDATPNTISGNVLANDSDVDGDTLSVTNGGTFTLNYGVVAIHADGTYTYTLDNSNPSVNALDAGESLTDSFTCNINDGRGGVDSAALTITINGANDAPVAGDDNYTTPEGVALIVSSPGILANDSDSEGDGLYAMLYTGPAHGSVMLFVYTGEITYTPNAGFVGTDTFGYRVFDSHGLASNVATVTITVGMVPDVA, from the coding sequence ATGCGCATGATCAACGGATCGGCTCGCGCCGACTTTCTTTTCGGGTTTTCTTCAGCTGAACATATTCTCGCAGGCGCCGGCAATGACCTCATCTTCGCCGGCGGCGGCGATGACATCATCGATGGCGGCAAAGGCAACGACACCATCTTCGGTGGCGCTGGAACTGATACTGTCGAGCTTGCCGGCTCCTATCAGGGCTATACTTGGAGCAGCAACGGCAACGGCCTGCTGAATTTCTTCGGCCTGCTTGGGCCGTCCTTATCTGTCACCGGCACGGACGGCACCGACCGGCTGTACGGCGTCGAGTTCCTGCGTTTTGATGATGCGACCGTCGATCTGCGCACCGGCATCATCACACGGGACAACAGTGCTCCGGTCGGCAGTGCCACGACGACGCTGGCGCATGCGACCGAGGATGCGGCCTACATCGTTTCCGCCGCCGATCTGCTGCTAGGCTTCTCCGACCCGGACGGCGATACACTTTCTGTGGCTGGCCTCACCAGCAACCAAGGCGCGGTCGTCGACAACGGCAACGGCACCTTCACTGTCACGCCAACTGCCAATTACAACGGCCCGGCGACACTTTCCTACACTGTCGTTGACGGTCACAATGGTTCACTCAGCACGAGCCTGGGCTATACCGTCGATCCGGTGAATGACGCGCCAGTGGCCGTCTCCGACACCAATTCCATTACGGAGGACGCAACCCCGAATACGATCTCTGGCAACGTTCTTGCGAACGATAGCGACGTCGACGGCGACACCTTGAGCGTCACCAATGGCGGAACATTCACTCTCAACTATGGAGTCGTCGCCATCCATGCCGACGGGACCTACACCTACACGCTCGACAACTCCAATCCGTCAGTCAATGCGCTGGATGCAGGGGAATCCCTCACCGACAGTTTCACATGCAATATCAACGATGGTCGCGGCGGCGTGGATTCCGCAGCCTTGACGATCACTATCAACGGCGCGAATGACGCGCCAGTCGCCGGTGACGACAATTATACAACACCCGAAGGCGTTGCTCTGATCGTTTCTAGCCCCGGGATTCTCGCCAATGATTCCGACAGTGAAGGCGATGGTCTCTATGCCATGCTTTACACTGGCCCCGCACATGGCTCTGTAATGCTTTTTGTCTACACTGGCGAAATAACATACACGCCGAACGCGGGCTTCGTGGGAACCGATACTTTTGGGTATCGAGTCTTTGACAGTCACGGCCTTGCTAGCAACGTCGCTACCGTCACGATCACCGTGGGCATGGTTCCCGACGTGGCGTAG
- a CDS encoding DUF982 domain-containing protein, producing MAVGGGWWDKPVRIERPDTGRPFNVSNNNRAAELLLNEWPTEPGPKHLAARKAVLKAMERAMDAKRQAAARKAFHEAAKEAGIAMGD from the coding sequence ATGGCCGTAGGCGGCGGATGGTGGGATAAGCCAGTGCGTATAGAGCGGCCTGATACAGGAAGGCCGTTCAACGTCAGCAACAACAACCGGGCCGCCGAACTGCTGCTCAACGAGTGGCCGACCGAACCGGGACCGAAGCATCTGGCGGCACGCAAGGCCGTGCTGAAGGCGATGGAGCGGGCGATGGATGCCAAGCGACAGGCTGCGGCCCGAAAGGCGTTTCACGAAGCAGCGAAGGAAGCCGGGATTGCGATGGGCGATTAG
- a CDS encoding RT0821/Lpp0805 family surface protein: MLRNTQASGAIAPGAPWTSAMKRLAVLCCLMPLGACASGLDMSKVGVDDTLKTNAIGSQSVPDQTRVADSVTIRNAVSAADIEALSGTPLAWANPGTGSRGTITGVSETKAAGMLCRNFTATREAYDGVALYRGETCLGDQGAWHMRKFGPL, from the coding sequence TTGCTGCGTAACACGCAAGCGTCCGGCGCGATTGCGCCAGGCGCGCCATGGACGAGCGCCATGAAGCGGCTGGCGGTTTTGTGCTGCCTGATGCCGCTGGGTGCGTGCGCGTCGGGTCTCGACATGTCGAAGGTCGGGGTGGACGACACGCTGAAGACAAACGCGATCGGCTCGCAATCCGTGCCGGACCAGACTCGCGTGGCCGATTCCGTCACCATCCGCAACGCAGTTTCCGCCGCCGACATCGAGGCGCTGAGCGGCACGCCGCTGGCCTGGGCGAACCCCGGCACGGGGTCGCGCGGCACGATCACCGGCGTTTCGGAGACGAAGGCCGCCGGCATGCTCTGCCGCAATTTCACCGCCACCCGCGAGGCCTATGACGGCGTGGCGCTCTACAGGGGCGAGACCTGCCTCGGCGATCAGGGCGCATGGCACATGCGGAAGTTCGGGCCGTTGTGA
- a CDS encoding J domain-containing protein produces MRDPYEVLGVAKSASAKDIKSAYRKLAKKFHPDQNPNDPTAKDRFAAVNQAYEIVGDEKQRAAFDRGEIGADGKPRFQGFEGAAGGDPFGGFRRQQGPGGAHFEFRTGGRPSGDPFDGTTDIFSQIFGDAFAEAQGAPRGRTRVVRGDDLQATLDVTLEEAATAAKVTAMMPDSRKIAVKLPAYVEDGQTIRLKGQGEQIANGEPGDALVRIRIRKHPRYRIEGRDLHVDVPVPLKDAVLGAKVAVETPAGKLAVNVPAWSSSDKVLRLKGRGLPEKAGGHADLYAHVRVMLPEGGDAELEALMKKRN; encoded by the coding sequence ATGCGCGATCCCTACGAAGTGCTGGGTGTTGCGAAGTCGGCGAGCGCCAAGGACATCAAGTCGGCGTACCGCAAGCTCGCGAAGAAGTTCCACCCGGATCAGAATCCCAACGACCCGACGGCCAAGGACCGCTTTGCCGCCGTCAACCAGGCCTATGAGATCGTCGGCGACGAAAAGCAGCGCGCCGCCTTCGATCGCGGCGAGATCGGAGCCGACGGCAAGCCCCGTTTCCAGGGCTTTGAAGGCGCGGCTGGCGGCGATCCTTTCGGCGGTTTCCGGCGCCAGCAGGGGCCGGGCGGCGCGCATTTCGAGTTTCGCACCGGCGGCCGTCCCTCCGGCGATCCGTTCGACGGTACGACCGACATCTTCAGCCAGATCTTCGGGGACGCCTTTGCCGAGGCGCAGGGCGCGCCGCGTGGCCGTACGCGCGTCGTGCGCGGCGACGACCTGCAGGCGACCCTCGACGTGACGCTGGAGGAGGCCGCGACCGCGGCCAAGGTCACGGCGATGATGCCCGACAGCCGCAAGATCGCGGTGAAGCTGCCCGCCTATGTCGAGGACGGCCAGACGATCCGCCTCAAGGGGCAGGGCGAGCAGATCGCCAATGGCGAGCCCGGCGACGCGCTGGTCAGGATTCGCATCCGCAAGCATCCCCGCTACCGGATCGAAGGCCGCGACCTGCATGTCGACGTGCCGGTTCCGCTGAAGGACGCGGTGCTGGGCGCGAAGGTGGCGGTCGAGACGCCCGCCGGGAAACTCGCGGTTAACGTGCCGGCATGGTCCAGTTCCGACAAGGTGCTGCGCCTGAAGGGCAGGGGGCTGCCGGAGAAGGCCGGCGGCCACGCGGACCTCTATGCCCATGTGCGCGTCATGCTGCCGGAAGGCGGCGATGCCGAGCTCGAAGCGCTAATGAAGAAGCGGAACTGA
- the fabI gene encoding enoyl-ACP reductase FabI: protein MAGGNGLMAGKRGIILGVANNRSIAWGIAKACADQGAELAFTYQGDALKKRVEPLAEEIGAFVAGHCDVTDGATIDAVFAEIEKKWGRLDFLVHAIGFSDKDELTGRYVDTSHDNFLKTMDISVYSFTAVAQRAEKLMTEGGSLLTMTYYGAEKVMPNYNVMGVAKAALEASVKYLAVDLGPKNIRVNAISAGPIKTLAASGIGDFRYILKWNEYNAPLRRTVSIEEVGDSALYFLSHLSRGTTGEVHHVDSGYHVVGMKAVDAPDISVVKD from the coding sequence ATGGCGGGTGGAAACGGCCTGATGGCCGGCAAGCGCGGCATCATACTGGGCGTCGCGAACAACCGCTCCATCGCGTGGGGCATCGCCAAGGCCTGCGCCGATCAGGGCGCCGAGCTCGCCTTCACCTATCAGGGCGACGCGCTGAAGAAGCGCGTCGAGCCTCTGGCCGAGGAGATCGGCGCCTTCGTCGCCGGCCACTGCGACGTCACCGACGGCGCCACCATCGACGCGGTATTCGCCGAGATCGAGAAGAAGTGGGGCAGGCTGGATTTCCTCGTCCACGCCATCGGCTTTTCCGACAAGGACGAGCTGACCGGCCGCTATGTCGACACCAGCCACGACAACTTCCTCAAGACGATGGACATTTCGGTCTACTCCTTCACGGCGGTCGCGCAGCGCGCCGAAAAGCTGATGACCGAGGGCGGCTCGCTGCTCACCATGACCTATTACGGCGCCGAGAAGGTGATGCCGAACTACAACGTCATGGGCGTCGCCAAGGCGGCGCTGGAGGCGAGCGTCAAATATCTGGCCGTCGACCTCGGCCCGAAGAACATCCGCGTCAACGCCATTTCGGCGGGCCCGATCAAGACGCTTGCCGCCTCCGGCATCGGCGATTTCCGCTACATCCTCAAATGGAACGAATACAACGCCCCGCTGCGGCGCACGGTCTCCATCGAGGAAGTCGGCGATTCGGCGCTCTATTTCCTGTCGCATCTGTCGCGCGGCACGACCGGCGAGGTCCATCACGTCGATTCCGGCTACCATGTGGTCGGCATGAAGGCCGTTGACGCGCCGGACATTTCGGTGGTCAAGGACTGA
- a CDS encoding histidine phosphatase family protein encodes MSPLVYFVRHGETDWNAEGRLQGQADTDISDLGRQQATRNGELLRDLIAEPETFDFVASPLRRTRETMERIRRAMGLDPLAYRTDDRLKELHFGDWQGFTYAELEQSDPGSGVRRSRDKWNFVPPGAHAESYQILLERVRPFVEGIRSPSVCVTHGGIIRVLFRLIEGVPERACARLSVPQDKVLKFENGSLTWL; translated from the coding sequence ATATCACCACTTGTCTATTTCGTCCGTCATGGCGAGACCGACTGGAACGCCGAGGGCCGTCTTCAGGGACAGGCCGATACCGACATCAGCGACCTCGGGCGGCAGCAGGCGACGCGCAACGGCGAACTCCTGCGCGATCTGATCGCAGAGCCGGAAACCTTCGATTTCGTTGCAAGCCCGCTGCGACGTACGCGCGAGACGATGGAGCGCATCCGCCGCGCCATGGGCCTCGATCCCTTGGCGTACCGCACCGACGATCGCCTGAAAGAGCTGCATTTCGGCGACTGGCAGGGCTTCACCTATGCCGAGCTCGAGCAAAGCGATCCGGGCTCGGGCGTCCGCCGCTCAAGGGACAAGTGGAATTTCGTGCCCCCCGGCGCGCATGCCGAGAGCTACCAGATACTTCTGGAGCGGGTGCGGCCGTTTGTGGAGGGCATTCGCTCGCCAAGCGTCTGCGTCACGCATGGCGGCATCATCCGCGTTCTGTTCCGGCTGATCGAGGGCGTGCCGGAACGGGCGTGCGCCCGACTCTCGGTGCCGCAGGACAAGGTTCTCAAATTCGAGAATGGCAGCCTGACCTGGCTTTAG
- a CDS encoding DUF1344 domain-containing protein yields MRTVFGVIAAALLFSSAAFAAETEGLIKSIDKDNSTITLDDGKKYKLPGEFDVDSLKEGMDILLAYDEVGGERLITDMNVSEAAQ; encoded by the coding sequence ATGCGTACCGTATTCGGCGTCATCGCCGCCGCCCTGCTTTTTTCGAGCGCTGCATTCGCCGCCGAAACCGAGGGGCTGATCAAGTCGATCGACAAGGACAATTCCACGATCACGCTGGATGACGGCAAGAAGTACAAGCTGCCCGGCGAGTTCGACGTCGATTCGCTCAAGGAGGGCATGGACATCCTGCTGGCCTATGACGAAGTGGGTGGCGAGCGCCTCATCACCGACATGAACGTTTCGGAAGCGGCGCAGTAG
- the aroC gene encoding chorismate synthase, whose product MSHNTFGHLFRVTTWGESHGPALGCVVDGCPPGIRFTRAGIQAELDRRRPGQSRFVTQRREPDEVEILSGVLEEEGETLVTTGTPVSMMIRNVDQRSKDYGEIARQYRPGHADYAYDVKYGIRDYRGGGRSSARETAARVAAGALARKVVPGLVVRGALVSMGEKSIDRSNWDWDFIGDAENPFFTPDRASVPIFADYLDGVRKNGSSVGAVIEIVAEGVPAGLGAPIYAKLDQDIASGLMSINAVKGVEIGNGFQAARITGEENADEMRMGNDGKPIFLSNHAGGILGGISTGQPVVARFAVKPTSSILTPRQSIDRDGNNVEVRTRGRHDPCVGIRAVPIGEAMVACAIADHYLRHRGQTGR is encoded by the coding sequence ATGTCGCACAACACGTTCGGTCATCTGTTTCGCGTGACCACATGGGGCGAGAGCCATGGCCCGGCGCTGGGCTGCGTGGTCGACGGCTGCCCGCCCGGCATCCGCTTCACGCGCGCCGGGATCCAGGCCGAACTTGACAGGCGCCGACCCGGCCAGTCGCGCTTCGTCACCCAGCGTCGCGAGCCCGACGAGGTGGAAATCCTCTCCGGCGTGCTGGAGGAGGAAGGCGAAACGCTGGTCACCACCGGTACGCCGGTCTCCATGATGATCCGCAATGTCGACCAGCGCTCGAAGGATTATGGCGAGATCGCGCGGCAATACCGGCCGGGGCATGCTGACTACGCCTATGACGTGAAATACGGCATCCGCGATTATCGCGGCGGCGGCCGCTCCTCGGCCCGCGAGACTGCGGCGCGCGTGGCGGCCGGCGCGCTGGCGCGCAAGGTCGTGCCGGGACTGGTCGTGCGCGGCGCGCTGGTCTCGATGGGCGAGAAATCTATCGACCGGTCGAACTGGGACTGGGATTTCATCGGCGACGCCGAAAACCCCTTCTTCACGCCGGACCGCGCTTCCGTGCCGATCTTCGCCGATTATCTCGACGGCGTCCGCAAGAACGGCTCGTCCGTCGGCGCGGTGATCGAGATCGTTGCCGAGGGCGTACCGGCGGGCCTCGGCGCGCCGATCTACGCGAAGCTCGACCAGGACATCGCATCCGGCCTGATGTCGATCAACGCCGTGAAGGGCGTCGAGATCGGCAACGGCTTCCAGGCGGCGCGCATCACCGGCGAGGAAAACGCCGACGAGATGCGCATGGGCAATGACGGCAAGCCGATCTTCCTGTCGAACCATGCCGGCGGCATTCTGGGCGGCATCTCGACCGGCCAGCCCGTGGTCGCGCGTTTCGCGGTGAAGCCGACCTCGTCCATCCTCACCCCGCGCCAGTCCATCGATCGCGACGGCAACAATGTCGAGGTGCGCACCAGGGGCCGTCACGACCCTTGCGTCGGCATCCGCGCCGTGCCGATCGGCGAGGCCATGGTTGCCTGCGCCATTGCCGATCATTATCTGCGGCATCGGGGACAAACCGGCCGGTGA
- the ribB gene encoding 3,4-dihydroxy-2-butanone-4-phosphate synthase: MPYDQKHVVEAIRAFERGEIVVVTDDDGRENEGDLIVAAVHCTPEKMAFIVRHTSGIVCTPMTREDAKRLNLGPMVSDNDSAHTTAFTVSVDFKHGTTTGISAEDRTLTVRNLANGNAGASDFARPGHIFPLIAREGGVLMRSGHTEAAVDLCKLASLPPVGVICELVNDDGTVTRGPQVAAFAEKHGLKQVSVADLIAYRQRQETLVERVDTFEIDTPGGKAKAFTYTLPWDTMQHLAIVFGDIRDGQDVPVRLHPEDVVADVFGTSERLREVMRRMGEARRGVIVYLREGSVGVGSRGRNRPAHGEEHVEARNRESEWRVIGLGAQILKDLGISSINLIASRERHYVGLEGFGIRIAKTEIQ, from the coding sequence ATGCCTTACGATCAGAAGCATGTCGTCGAAGCCATCCGCGCTTTCGAGCGCGGCGAGATTGTCGTCGTCACCGACGATGACGGCCGGGAGAACGAGGGGGACCTGATCGTCGCCGCCGTGCACTGCACGCCCGAGAAGATGGCCTTCATCGTGCGCCATACTTCCGGCATCGTCTGCACGCCGATGACGCGCGAGGACGCCAAGCGTCTGAACCTCGGGCCGATGGTGTCGGACAATGATTCCGCTCATACGACCGCCTTCACGGTCAGCGTCGATTTCAAGCACGGCACCACCACCGGCATCTCGGCCGAGGACCGGACGCTCACCGTCCGCAACCTCGCCAACGGCAATGCCGGCGCTTCCGATTTCGCCCGCCCCGGCCACATCTTCCCGCTGATCGCCCGCGAGGGCGGCGTGCTCATGCGCTCCGGCCACACCGAGGCCGCCGTCGACCTCTGCAAGCTCGCGAGTCTGCCGCCGGTCGGCGTCATCTGCGAGCTGGTCAACGACGACGGCACGGTGACGCGCGGGCCGCAGGTCGCCGCCTTTGCGGAAAAGCACGGGCTGAAGCAGGTGTCCGTCGCCGACCTGATCGCCTATCGCCAACGGCAGGAAACGCTGGTCGAGCGCGTCGATACGTTCGAGATCGACACGCCGGGCGGCAAGGCAAAGGCCTTCACCTACACGCTGCCATGGGACACCATGCAGCATCTCGCCATCGTCTTCGGCGACATTCGTGATGGACAGGACGTGCCCGTCCGCCTGCATCCCGAAGACGTGGTGGCGGATGTGTTCGGCACGTCGGAGCGTCTGCGCGAGGTGATGCGGCGTATGGGGGAGGCCAGGCGCGGCGTCATCGTCTATCTGCGCGAGGGCTCCGTCGGCGTCGGCAGCCGCGGACGCAACCGTCCGGCCCATGGCGAGGAGCACGTGGAGGCGCGCAACCGCGAGAGCGAATGGCGCGTTATCGGCCTCGGGGCGCAGATCCTGAAGGATCTCGGCATCAGTTCGATCAACCTTATCGCCTCGCGCGAACGCCACTATGTCGGCCTCGAAGGCTTCGGCATCCGCATCGCGAAAACGGAGATCCAGTAG
- a CDS encoding histone deacetylase family protein has product MVTRLYHHPIFLEHITPPGHPERPDRLKAIERVLDDEAFVALDRKLAPTGDEAAVLLAHPQEFLERVRATIPETGIARIDSDTTASPKSWDAALHAIGAANAAVDDVFSGAADNVFVAARPPGHHAEKATAMGFCLFNTAAIAARHAQRRHGAERVAIVDWDVHHGNGTQDIFWDDPTVLYCSTHQMPLYPGTGATSETGAGNIVNAPLAPDTGSDLFRDAFLSRVLPRIDAFRPDLIIISAGFDAHHRDPLASINLTEDDFDWATGQLMECAGRLSGNRLVSLLEGGYDLQGLSFSVAAHVGRLMRG; this is encoded by the coding sequence ATGGTCACCAGACTCTATCATCATCCCATCTTCCTCGAGCACATCACGCCGCCGGGACATCCGGAGCGGCCGGACCGGCTGAAGGCGATCGAGCGGGTGCTGGACGACGAAGCCTTTGTCGCGCTCGACCGCAAGCTGGCGCCGACCGGCGACGAGGCGGCCGTCCTGCTCGCCCATCCGCAGGAGTTTCTGGAGCGGGTGCGCGCCACCATTCCCGAGACGGGCATCGCCCGCATCGACTCCGACACGACGGCCAGCCCGAAAAGCTGGGACGCCGCGCTGCATGCCATCGGCGCAGCCAACGCCGCCGTGGACGACGTCTTTTCGGGCGCAGCCGACAATGTGTTCGTCGCCGCGCGTCCGCCGGGTCACCACGCGGAAAAGGCGACAGCCATGGGCTTCTGCCTCTTCAACACGGCGGCGATCGCCGCCCGCCATGCCCAGCGCCGGCACGGCGCGGAGCGCGTCGCCATCGTCGACTGGGACGTGCATCACGGCAACGGCACGCAGGATATTTTCTGGGACGATCCCACGGTGCTCTACTGCTCGACGCACCAGATGCCGCTCTATCCGGGCACGGGCGCCACGAGCGAGACGGGCGCCGGCAATATCGTCAACGCGCCGCTCGCGCCCGATACCGGCAGCGATCTCTTCCGCGACGCCTTCCTCTCGCGCGTGCTGCCGCGCATCGACGCCTTCCGGCCGGACCTGATCATCATCTCGGCCGGCTTCGACGCGCACCATCGCGACCCGCTGGCCTCGATCAACCTCACCGAGGACGATTTCGACTGGGCCACGGGCCAGTTGATGGAATGCGCCGGCCGTCTTTCCGGAAACCGTCTGGTCAGCCTGCTCGAAGGCGGCTACGACCTGCAGGGACTTTCGTTTTCCGTCGCGGCCCATGTCGGCCGCCTGATGAGGGGGTGA
- a CDS encoding exodeoxyribonuclease VII small subunit: MSEAANDDIKAMSFEKALDALEKIVDDLERGDVPLDQSIRIYERGEALKAHCDRLLKAAEDKVEKIRLSRDGKPVGTEPLDGA; encoded by the coding sequence ATGAGCGAAGCGGCGAACGACGACATCAAGGCGATGAGCTTCGAGAAGGCGCTCGACGCGCTGGAGAAGATCGTCGACGATCTGGAGCGCGGCGACGTGCCGCTCGACCAGTCCATCCGCATCTACGAGCGCGGCGAGGCGCTGAAGGCGCATTGCGACCGCCTGTTGAAGGCCGCCGAGGACAAGGTTGAAAAGATTCGCCTTTCCCGCGACGGTAAGCCGGTCGGCACGGAGCCGCTCGACGGCGCTTGA
- a CDS encoding type II toxin-antitoxin system prevent-host-death family antitoxin, whose product MVNMLEAKTTLSKLVEAVESGAEEEIIIARNGKPAARLVPIAEPKKKRQLGLLAGKYPPMDFEAFQAMDAEIEAMFLGEEE is encoded by the coding sequence ATGGTGAACATGCTCGAAGCCAAGACCACGCTGTCCAAGCTAGTCGAGGCGGTGGAGAGCGGAGCCGAAGAGGAAATCATTATCGCGCGCAACGGCAAGCCGGCGGCGCGGCTGGTGCCGATTGCCGAGCCGAAGAAGAAGCGCCAGTTGGGGCTGCTCGCAGGTAAATATCCGCCTATGGATTTTGAGGCCTTTCAGGCCATGGATGCCGAGATAGAAGCCATGTTTCTCGGCGAGGAAGAGTGA
- a CDS encoding type II toxin-antitoxin system VapC family toxin, whose product MRLLLDTHIAIWTLTEPKRIPELLMEMISDAENIVAVSVVAIWEIAIKHRLRRPDSPPFSGYEAIGHFETAGFNLLSVTPAHAAFVERLPMLHGDPFDRLMLAQAILENMQFVTYDRHLSRYDVGILTWP is encoded by the coding sequence GTGAGACTCCTCCTCGATACCCATATCGCGATTTGGACGCTGACCGAGCCGAAGCGCATTCCTGAGCTTCTAATGGAAATGATAAGCGATGCGGAGAACATCGTTGCCGTATCGGTCGTCGCCATATGGGAAATTGCAATAAAGCATCGATTGAGGCGTCCCGACAGTCCGCCGTTTTCCGGATATGAGGCGATCGGGCATTTCGAAACTGCCGGCTTCAATCTTCTCAGTGTCACGCCTGCCCACGCCGCCTTCGTCGAGCGGCTGCCAATGCTGCATGGTGATCCGTTTGATCGGCTGATGCTGGCTCAGGCGATACTCGAGAACATGCAGTTCGTGACTTATGATCGCCACCTCTCGCGCTATGATGTCGGCATACTGACATGGCCCTGA
- a CDS encoding pirin family protein — protein sequence MSFFPARDPEPGDAFSCDALELMVIANAKDIEGFPVRRALPTAKRRLVGPFIFFDRMGPAILRADQALDVRPHPHIGLATVTYLFDGRIRHRDSLGTEMVIEPGDVNLMTAGRGIVHSERSPEELRGHPLSISGLQTWIALPDAREEMAPAFEHTMRRDLPEFADGGASGRVVMGGFQGLASPVTGYSDTLYADIRLEAGASIDIPADAEERAIYVLEGNVVIAGDRFPSDRLLVFRPGDQIVVSSEHGAHFMLFGGASLGSKRYIWWNFVSSSRERIEQAKEEWKTGKFDIVPGDEEEFVPLPAG from the coding sequence ATGAGCTTCTTTCCGGCACGCGATCCCGAACCCGGCGACGCCTTCTCCTGCGATGCGCTGGAACTCATGGTGATCGCCAACGCCAAGGACATTGAGGGCTTTCCCGTTCGCCGCGCCCTGCCGACGGCCAAGCGCCGGCTGGTTGGGCCGTTCATCTTCTTCGACCGCATGGGGCCGGCGATCCTGCGCGCCGATCAGGCCCTCGACGTGCGCCCGCACCCGCATATCGGGCTCGCCACCGTCACCTATCTTTTCGACGGCAGGATCCGGCACCGCGATTCGCTCGGCACCGAGATGGTGATCGAGCCCGGCGACGTGAACCTGATGACGGCCGGGCGGGGGATCGTCCATTCCGAGCGTTCGCCGGAGGAATTGCGCGGCCACCCGCTCTCTATCTCCGGCCTGCAGACATGGATCGCCCTGCCGGACGCCAGGGAGGAAATGGCACCCGCTTTTGAGCACACGATGCGGCGCGACCTGCCGGAATTTGCCGACGGCGGCGCCAGCGGCCGCGTCGTCATGGGCGGCTTCCAGGGTCTCGCCTCACCCGTGACGGGCTATTCCGACACGCTCTACGCGGACATCCGGCTCGAAGCGGGCGCCAGCATCGACATTCCGGCCGATGCCGAGGAACGCGCCATCTACGTTCTCGAAGGCAACGTCGTCATTGCCGGCGACCGCTTTCCCTCCGACCGGCTGCTCGTCTTCCGCCCCGGCGACCAGATCGTGGTGTCGTCGGAGCATGGCGCGCATTTCATGCTGTTCGGCGGCGCCTCGCTCGGTTCGAAACGCTATATCTGGTGGAACTTCGTGTCTTCCTCCAGGGAGCGCATCGAGCAGGCCAAGGAAGAATGGAAGACCGGCAAGTTCGACATCGTGCCGGGCGACGAGGAAGAATTCGTGCCCCTGCCTGCGGGCTGA